The Nostoc sp. PCC 7524 nucleotide sequence TTTGATTGTTACTGTTGATTTTTTGATGCGCTGTCATCAAAAAATACTAAAGATGTAGCTTTTGGTAGGATAGCAGCTACTCCTTCCCTAGATAAATCAGCTAGTAAATCCATTGCTACATCTAACAGACGATTGGGTTGGAGATCATCTTTCACTAGCAACCACAAACGTTGGACTTCCTCTGTGTGGAGGCGATCATCTTCTGTCAGGGCTAGTACCAACTGTCTACGCAAAAATTTACCTTCATCAGATAGGAGATATTGCAACCCCATTCTGGCTGTAGGTAACACATCAAAATTACCATCGGTGCGAGCGATCGCAATCAAATTCTCCAAACGCTGCCACTGAAATTTACCATCTTTAAATAAGATATTCAGTAATCGCCGCCGTAGTTGGGGAGATTCTCCTGTCAACAATCGCCTCGCCACGTATGGATAACTCACCTCGACAATTTTGAAATTAGGATTGAGACTCAAAGCAATCCCTTCCTGCGTCACCAGAGAACGAATAATTAAAGCAAACTTGGCAGGAACGCGAAATGGATATTCATACATCAGTTCTGAAAACTGATCGGTGATGGTTTTAAAGTTAAAGTCCCCGACATTTTTCCCAATGGCATTGCCTAAAACCGCCTCTAATGCTGGGACGATGGGGGCAATATTAGTATTTGGAGTTAAGAAACCAAGATTGACAAAATCGGTGGCTAAATCGGTGTAGTCTTTATTCACCAGATGCACCAAAGCATCTACTAGAGTTTCTTTGGTTTTTTCTTCCAACTGATCCATCATGCCAAAGTCAATGTAAGCCATGCGACCATCAGGCATAGCAAATAAATTCCCAGGATGGGGATCAGCGTGAAAGAAACCGTACTCTAATAACTGTTGTAAGCCAGAGGTGACACCAATGCGGATGATGGCTTCAGGATCTAAACCTGCTTCTCGAATCCGTTTGGTGTCGGTAAGTTTGAAGCCGTTAATCCACTCCAGAGTTAAAACCCGGCTACTGGTAAATCGCCAATAAATACTGGGGACTTTGACTTGGAGATCATTCCGGAAGTTGTGAGCAAATTTTTCGGCGTTACGACCTTCATTGAGGTAGTCAATTTCTTCAAATAACTTGCTGCCAAATTCATCCACAATCAAAGTGAGATCATGACCGAGATTTAAAGGTAGCCAAGGTGCTAGCCAAGAAGCAGCCCATCGCATTAAATACAAATCGAGGCTGAGAACTGGGCGTAAGTAGGGGCGTTGTACTTTGACTGCCACTTCTTCCCCAGTCAGCAAACGACCCCGATAGACTTGACCTAAACTAGCCGCCGCCACTGGGGCAGGCGACAGCTCACTAAAAATCTCGGAAACTGACTTATCTAACTCAGTTTCAATAATTTGATAGGCGATCGCATTATCAAACGCGGGTAATTGGTCTTGCAGTTTGATCAGTTCGTCTAAGAAATCTTTGCGGATTAAGTCAGGGCGAGTTGAAAGGGCTTGACCGACTTTAATAAATGTCGGCCCTAGCTTGGTGAGCAACTCTCGTAACTGGGTAGCGCGTTTTTCTCGGTTCTGCTCGACCCGATTTTGCCATTCATCCCACTTCAGACCGAAAACGAATACAGCAAAAGACCAAGCTATTGTTATTAATCGCCCCCAAACCTGCCAAGGGCGATAGCGATAGTAACGAGCGATCGTGTCTGGATTGTAGCGTCTTAGCTGACCAGGTTGATACTGACCCACGCCTTTGTTTGCCTCTTCTACTACTGGAAAATTTACAATTTCGTTTGTTTTTGGAACCGCAAGCTATTAAACAGCCGAGGATATCAATAATTTTTTATAAAAAAACATATAGGTACTTGAACAGCAGTTTGGCTGGTTGAGCCTATTTCTACCGCTCAAATCTTTTGTATCTTTCTTCTTAATTATACTTTATAAAAGTACAGCAATTTTTGTTGCTTGTTAGTTACCAAACGGAAATGGGAACTGTATGTTTGTTCCTATAATGTCGTAATGATTACAGGCTAGATTCATGTATTTTCTTTCAAAATTCAATAAACATAAGTGGCGGCTAAGTATAATTACTTGTATCATTGGTATGATACTTACAGTTGTGCTTAGTCAGCCAGCAATACCTAATCAACCCACCACACGGGATAAATTTCTTTGGCCGTTTTCATCCACATCAATTTGGAATATGCCCATTGGCTCAGGTGCGCGTTATGTACGGGCCAATATTCAAAAAGCTGGCAGAATTAGACCGGATCACGAATATTTTTACAAAATAAAAGCCACTGACCCCAACCGTCCTGTTTATGCTCCAGGTAGCTGGACTAATCGATGTTCAGGTACTAGGTTTATGAATTTATTCTTACCTATTCCTGATGATTTGATTGTTCCCGACGCTACAATCAAGCCATATAATACTCCGAACAATGCTTCTGCTTTTCTCATGCCAGATGGGAAAACGTTGGTACAGCTAGAGCCGTTAGCTCGTTGTACTAAAGGAGGATCTATATATGGTTGGCGCTATTATCCCAACATCGATATTTATGGTGAGGGAATAGGTGGAGCGCATTTTGGATCAGGACTGTCTTCTATTGGTGGCTCTATTCGCAAGGGTGAACTCACAGGTAGTCAGCCAATTCGTCACGCGATCAAGTTGTTAATATGGGGCAAAAAATATCTTTATTATTCTCCAACTATTCCTGGGTATCGCTGGCCAGCAGACAGATCTGATAAAGATGCAGCAACTAATTATGGTGGTACAAACCCAGCTTTGGTGCAAGGATCACTCTTGGCAATTCTTCCATCTGCAACTGAAGCCAGTCTGCAATTAAAAACACCAGCTGGGAAGAAGTTGTTTCATGCGCTGCAAGATTACGGTGGTTATATAGTTGATGGTGCAGGATGGGACGCGCATTATATAGCTATGGAAAAGGGAGTTAGTGATGAGTTTCGTCAAACTTACGGTTATAACTTTGGTGCCTCAGACGGAGTATTTTACGAAGATGTGACGAAACTGTTTCAATCTCTTTACATTGTTGATAACAATAGCCCAAATAGCATTGGCGGAGGTGGAAGTAAAAGACGCGCTCCTCTAGCTCCGCCGATTGGTAATTGAGTCATGGGACATGGAGCAGGGGGTATTGGATTTTTCCCCTCTGCTCCCCTGCTTCTTCCTAGTTTCCTGTTTAATTTTTAACAGTTTGTGATTTAGCTTCTAAATTCTCCAAACGGCTTTTGAGTTCTTGATTTTGTTGTTTGAGTTGGTCAAGTTCCTCACGCAACTGACGTAGGGCTGTTTCTGTACCTAAGTTTTTCTGAACTTTGGTCATTTGTTCTTCCGCATAGCGAGACACACGCCCATCGGCTGTTTGATCAGCTAGCGATCGCAACACTCCTAATGCTTTGGGTGTCTCCATCTGCCCCAAAGCTGCAACTACTGCCATTTGGGTGAGAAAGAAGGTTTCTTTGGCAAGTTCTGAGAGTTTTTCTATTACCCGTTCTAAATTCGCCGGACTTTGACCTCCAGAAATCTTACCTAATGCCCGAATTGCTGCTAAACGCAATGGTTGGGGTACACCATTTTTGGTGTATTCCAGTAATAAATCTAGGGCGGCTTCTGAAGTTTTGAGTTCCGCTAAACCGCCAATTGCGCCACTGCGGACGACTTCGTTCCAACCTGCTTTTGCTTCTAAAACAGATTGCAGTAACTTGATTACCTTTTCGGCTTTGGGTTTTTCATCTAAATTGGCAGTGGCGATCGCACCTAATGTGCGACAAGCGGCGGCTTCTACGTAGTAACTGCGATCGCCATTTTTCACAACATTTTTCACAGCTTTATAACTAGCACGGGTTTTAATTTGTCCTAGTGCTGCCAATACAGCCCGCCGCACGTAAGCATTCTCATCTTCTAAGCCCTGCACTAATCCCTCAAAGGCTTGGTCTAACTTAATTTCCGCCAATTGATGCGCTATTTCTACCCGCACTCCCCAAAATGGTTCATTTGTCAAGGCTGTGCTTAAGGCTTTGGTAGCTTCTAGTCCGCCTTTTTTCGCCAAGGCTGTGGCTGCATAAATCCGCGAAATGGGGTCAGGGTCAGATACTAACTGCGCTTTTAATTCTGGTATGGGGTACTCCAAAGATACGGTTTTAAGAAAATTATTCCCCACATCAAAGCTGATAAAATCTGGTTTCTCGGCTAGGGGAAAGTAAAAACTCTGTTCCCGTTCATGGACACGCACTGAGAAAGTTTGCAGTTGTGGGGTTTTCCCTGTTGGAGTATAGCCAAAACCAATGGGAATTTTCAGGTCAAATAAATCTTTACTGTGATTGTCTGCTGCTTGGGTTTGAGTGACTGTGACTTTTGCTAACTTCGCTTCACCATCCCAAGTGTAAGCCACTTTAAAATCAGGATGGCCACCACGAAAAACATATTGATCAAACAAGAAAGCCAGATTGCGACCAGTGGCTTTTTCTATAGCTCGTAGTAAGTCAATAGTTTCCACTGTTTGGTGAGCATGATTCTGAACAAAGGTTTGAATTGCTGGCCAAAACAATTCTTCACCCAGTTCCGCCCGAATCATGTGATACACACAAGACCCTTTTTCGTAGATGTGGCGGTCATAAAGTTCAATGGCGGCGCGGTAAATGTGCGTTACCATCGGGCGACGATAACGGCTGCTATCTTCACTCAGGTAACTACGGGCTTCTAATAATCGATAGTATGCCGCTTCTTCTTGGCCATACTCCTGTTCTGTCCACATGACTTCGGAATAAGAAGCCATCCCTTCCTTAATCCAAGCATGAGACCAATGTTTGATCACTAATAAATCACCAAACCATTGGTGTGCTAGTTCGTGAACTACTAGGCTTTCAGGGTTGCGGTTATCTAAAATAGCGCGTTCGTCTAGTAGACATCGGTCGGTTAACAGGGTAGTAGAAGTGTTTTCCATCCCCCCAAAGATAAAGTCGCTGACGCAAACTTGGGCATATTTGGGAAACGGGTAAGCATAACCATATTTGGCGCTTAAAAACTCAATCATGCGGGGAGTTTTACCCATGGTGCGTTGAGCATCGGCTTCTCGCCCCTTTTCTACGTAGTAGGTAACAGGTTTACCTTGCCACTCATCCCGAATTTCCGCAAAATCACCGACAGCGAGGGTCATTAAGTAGGTAGGATGAACCTGTTGCTGTGACCAATGGTAGATTTTGTCATCACCATCTTCTCTAGTTTCAATCAGTTCACCGTTGGAGATGGCGATGAAATTTTTAGGCACACGGACACGAATTTCGGAAGTAGATAATTGTCCGGGGTAGTCGAAGCAGGGGAACCAGAAGCGGGAGTCTTCATCTTCTCCCTGAGTCCAGACTTGGATGGGCTTGTGGGGGTAGTGTGAATCTGGTTGAATAAAGTAAATGCCCCGTTGGGGTTTTTCTACGGAGTAGGCGATCGCAATTAATAACCGTTTCCCCACTTGGGTAGGTTGAGATAACTCGATAGTCAGCTGCTCACCATCGTAATCAAAGTTCTGTGCTACTTCATCTACCTGTACAGATTGGATATTCAAGTTAACCGCGTCTAGAGTCAAGCGGTCAATATCGTTACGAATTGGTGACAGCCGAATACTACAACTACCGTGGTAACTTTGACAGGGAATATCTAAATTCAGGTCGAGAAAAATATGTTCTACCTGCCCTGGGCGATCGGGGTTGTAGTGGGGTTTAGCCCCAGGTAATTCAAAAGATTTACGTCCGTTATTTTCTGTATCAAAAGAATAAGAGTGAGGCATTGATGCTGACTGACCTTTTATACTGAGAATTCTAGTGAAATATATTTTTCAAAAATATATCGCTTATTTGTTGTGTGCAATACACCAGGGTATGGAAAACAGACGCTGATGCTATGGGGTTTCTCGTTTTAGTGAGGTAAATCTCGTTGAGTTCAGAGGCTAGAATGTACCTCTTGTGATTGGGAACTGCTATAAAACCCGTTGAATATCAGTTTTCCCTGACAATTGTGCCTATTTTGCTGATGCAAGTGTCATAAATTTCTCGTTGGGGTAGTCAATAGTCCATAGTTAAAAGCAATAGCTCATCATCCTTAAGCATTTGTATTCTTGTGTTAGTCCTAATAGCTTAGGATAGCTTGTCAGTTTCCACCAAGCTATTTTTTTTGATTTCCAGTATGTCGTTTACGGATTCACTCTAGACACTTTTGAAGTATTTTTTGGAGTAATTGTCTACTGATCGTGCGGAAATTGCATATTTTTACAAATTAACCGTGAAAAATCAGTAGATATAGGGAATAATTCCGAAAACTCTACAATGACGTTTTGACTAACCTCAGTCACAATTTGAGGAAAAGAGGATAACAACAATGCCTGAAACTAAGTCGAAGTTTTTAATTCCTGCGGTGGGTGCTGCTGTAGTTGTAGCAGGAAGTGTAGCTGCCTATATGTATTTCAAAGGCCCGGCTGGAGACGGTTCAGGCGCTTTAGGTAGTGCTAAATTCGTCCCTTCATCGGCATTAATGGCTACCTATATTACCACTGATCCCCAAGCATGGACTAAGTTGCAGCAATTCGGCACACCAGAAGCCCAAAAGTTAGTCACCAAAGGGCTGGAGGATTTTAATAAAGAGTTTTTCACTGACAGTAACATTTCTTATGAAAAAGATATTAAACCTTGGATCGGTGGGGTAATGATGGCTGTCTTACCGCCAAACCCCACTAAACCTGCTCAATTTAATGTGGGCGTGCCAGAAGCACAAACACCAATTAAGTTACAGCAGGAACCACAAATATTAATGGTAGTTGGAATTAAAGATAAACTTAGTGCTTTAAATTTTGCTAATAAATTAAAGGGACAAAAAGGGGTTAAAACTAAAGAAACTGACTATAAAGGTGAAAAAATTACAGAAACTGCTCAAGAAAATGGTAAGGCTACATACAGTGCCGTTTTAAATAATAGCTATATAGTATTTTCTCCTGAAAAACCAGCTGTTGAAAAATCAATTGACACCTTTAAAGGGCAACCTTCCTTTGTGAATAAAGAAGGTGCTAGCAGCATTCTGGCTAAAGGGATAGATGTGAAAAATTCCCTTGCCCAAGTTTATATTCCTGATTATCCGGGCATGATACAGCAAATTGTTGCTGCCAATCCCCAGTCCACCCAGTTGACACCGCAAACATTAAAACAGCTGCAACAGGTAAAATCAATGGTGGCTGCCGTGGGTGTGGATGATGCTGGGGTAAGATTAAAAGCGATCGCTAATTTAGATCCCCAACTCAACAAATTTCAATATCAAAATTCTCCCTCGAAGATAGTCGGGCAATTTCCCACAGATACTTTTGCTTTGATTAGTGGCCAGGGAATCAGTCAAAGTTGGTCAACACTGGTAGAACAATCTCAAGAATATCCAGAATTTAATCAAGCTTTAGAACAAGCACGGGGACAACTGAAATTAGTCGATATCGACCTAGATAAAGAAATTTTTGGCTGGATGAATGGAGAATTTGCCTTGGCTGCCATCCCCTCTAATCAAGGTATATTGGCAAGTATAGGTTTTGGGGGAGCAATGGTGTTTGATACGAGCGATCGCAAAACCGCAGAAGCAACCTTAGCTAAACTGGATAATCTCGCCAAAACTCAAACCATTAATGTCACCACCAGAAATATTGGTGGTAAAGACATCACAGAATGGCAAATACCCCAACAAGGTGCTTTATTTGCCCACGGTTGGTTAGATCAAGACACTGTATTTTTAGCTGTTGGCGGCCCTGTTGCGGAAGCACTGGCAAATAATCAAAATCAATCCCTAGAAAGCAGCGACTCCTTTAAAACCATCACTGGTTCCTTACAAAAACCCAATGGTGGTTATTTCTACCTGGATATGGACAAAACCATGACTTTAGTTAATCGTTTTGCTGCCCAAGCTCAACCCATACCCCCAGAAGCAAATGCCATTCTGAGTTCTATTCGCGGTTTGGGTGTTACTGCTACCAGTCCCGATAAATCGACAAGTCAATTGGAGATGTTATTAGCTCTTAAACCTAGCACTGCAAAATAGTGTTCAACACTGCTGTAATTTGGCAGTCAATACTTACTACAGACAGACTACAGCGATCGCCAACACCGTTAGAGGTGATCGCCTGATATGGCTTTGAGTTTTGAGGTAAAGGATTCTGAGCGATCACTACTGGCTGGGGTAAACTGCCCAATGGGTGGATGATTAACGGATATGGGTAAATTATTTGTCTGTTGGCTGGGTTGAGGAGGTTCTGGTGGATTGAACTGTGATTTCATGGTGGAAACCCCAAAACCCACGCCAGAAGATACCAATATTTTTTCTGCTGGCTGGGTTACTTCTTGACTCACAGATTCCTGCTGCTGGACATTAATCAACTGGAGGGATTCTTCTTGATTAATGTGATCTGGTAAAGCTGGAGTTACTTCAGCTTCCCGATGAGCAATATTGATTTTCTCCAAGACAATTGGTTGATGGATAAAGGGTAGGGCTGTGGGATTGGCATCAATTAAACTTTCCGGGAATTTGCTACAAATTAGACGCTCAAATTCCATATTGAAATGATAGATGGCCTGACCCCGGCGTTGCCAAAATGCCAAGATTTGCTGTACGGAAATACCTTTATAGCGCCCTTGATAAAGGGCTTCAATCACAGCTAGATGCAACCAATCAGGTGGGTATTGTTTTTGCCAACGATGAATTAGCTCACTGGCACTATAGCCACTGAGGTCGAAACTATAGTGAATTAGCAGGGAGTTTGCCAATTTGGCACAGGTTTGGGGTACTGATTTTGACATGGGACTTTTGGCGGCTGGCAAGAGGTATAAACTATTTACCCTTCGGACATGGCCTAGCTTGTTGTTAACTGTAGGATTTGTTACCAAGAGTTGTCAAAGTAATAAGCAGTGTTTTTCATTTTACTTGGTCAACTGCCAGGTGTCGAAATAATATATGGGGAATTAATACTTGGCGCTCGTTGCATGGCTACTAAGGCTTGATAGACCATTGCTGCGACTTCTGCCCG carries:
- a CDS encoding DUF3352 domain-containing protein, translating into MPETKSKFLIPAVGAAVVVAGSVAAYMYFKGPAGDGSGALGSAKFVPSSALMATYITTDPQAWTKLQQFGTPEAQKLVTKGLEDFNKEFFTDSNISYEKDIKPWIGGVMMAVLPPNPTKPAQFNVGVPEAQTPIKLQQEPQILMVVGIKDKLSALNFANKLKGQKGVKTKETDYKGEKITETAQENGKATYSAVLNNSYIVFSPEKPAVEKSIDTFKGQPSFVNKEGASSILAKGIDVKNSLAQVYIPDYPGMIQQIVAANPQSTQLTPQTLKQLQQVKSMVAAVGVDDAGVRLKAIANLDPQLNKFQYQNSPSKIVGQFPTDTFALISGQGISQSWSTLVEQSQEYPEFNQALEQARGQLKLVDIDLDKEIFGWMNGEFALAAIPSNQGILASIGFGGAMVFDTSDRKTAEATLAKLDNLAKTQTINVTTRNIGGKDITEWQIPQQGALFAHGWLDQDTVFLAVGGPVAEALANNQNQSLESSDSFKTITGSLQKPNGGYFYLDMDKTMTLVNRFAAQAQPIPPEANAILSSIRGLGVTATSPDKSTSQLEMLLALKPSTAK
- a CDS encoding ABC1 kinase family protein, which codes for MGQYQPGQLRRYNPDTIARYYRYRPWQVWGRLITIAWSFAVFVFGLKWDEWQNRVEQNREKRATQLRELLTKLGPTFIKVGQALSTRPDLIRKDFLDELIKLQDQLPAFDNAIAYQIIETELDKSVSEIFSELSPAPVAAASLGQVYRGRLLTGEEVAVKVQRPYLRPVLSLDLYLMRWAASWLAPWLPLNLGHDLTLIVDEFGSKLFEEIDYLNEGRNAEKFAHNFRNDLQVKVPSIYWRFTSSRVLTLEWINGFKLTDTKRIREAGLDPEAIIRIGVTSGLQQLLEYGFFHADPHPGNLFAMPDGRMAYIDFGMMDQLEEKTKETLVDALVHLVNKDYTDLATDFVNLGFLTPNTNIAPIVPALEAVLGNAIGKNVGDFNFKTITDQFSELMYEYPFRVPAKFALIIRSLVTQEGIALSLNPNFKIVEVSYPYVARRLLTGESPQLRRRLLNILFKDGKFQWQRLENLIAIARTDGNFDVLPTARMGLQYLLSDEGKFLRRQLVLALTEDDRLHTEEVQRLWLLVKDDLQPNRLLDVAMDLLADLSREGVAAILPKATSLVFFDDSASKNQQ
- a CDS encoding M1 family metallopeptidase, yielding MPHSYSFDTENNGRKSFELPGAKPHYNPDRPGQVEHIFLDLNLDIPCQSYHGSCSIRLSPIRNDIDRLTLDAVNLNIQSVQVDEVAQNFDYDGEQLTIELSQPTQVGKRLLIAIAYSVEKPQRGIYFIQPDSHYPHKPIQVWTQGEDEDSRFWFPCFDYPGQLSTSEIRVRVPKNFIAISNGELIETREDGDDKIYHWSQQQVHPTYLMTLAVGDFAEIRDEWQGKPVTYYVEKGREADAQRTMGKTPRMIEFLSAKYGYAYPFPKYAQVCVSDFIFGGMENTSTTLLTDRCLLDERAILDNRNPESLVVHELAHQWFGDLLVIKHWSHAWIKEGMASYSEVMWTEQEYGQEEAAYYRLLEARSYLSEDSSRYRRPMVTHIYRAAIELYDRHIYEKGSCVYHMIRAELGEELFWPAIQTFVQNHAHQTVETIDLLRAIEKATGRNLAFLFDQYVFRGGHPDFKVAYTWDGEAKLAKVTVTQTQAADNHSKDLFDLKIPIGFGYTPTGKTPQLQTFSVRVHEREQSFYFPLAEKPDFISFDVGNNFLKTVSLEYPIPELKAQLVSDPDPISRIYAATALAKKGGLEATKALSTALTNEPFWGVRVEIAHQLAEIKLDQAFEGLVQGLEDENAYVRRAVLAALGQIKTRASYKAVKNVVKNGDRSYYVEAAACRTLGAIATANLDEKPKAEKVIKLLQSVLEAKAGWNEVVRSGAIGGLAELKTSEAALDLLLEYTKNGVPQPLRLAAIRALGKISGGQSPANLERVIEKLSELAKETFFLTQMAVVAALGQMETPKALGVLRSLADQTADGRVSRYAEEQMTKVQKNLGTETALRQLREELDQLKQQNQELKSRLENLEAKSQTVKN